One window of Chionomys nivalis chromosome 10, mChiNiv1.1, whole genome shotgun sequence genomic DNA carries:
- the Abcd4 gene encoding lysosomal cobalamin transporter ABCD4 isoform X1, with translation MAVPGPAARAGARPRIDLQLVQRFLRIQKVFFPSWSSQNVLMFMTLLCVTLLEQLVIYQVGLIPSQYYGVLGNKDLDGFKALTFLAVALIVLNSSLKSFDQFTCNLLYVNWRKDLTEHLHNLYFRARVYYTLNVLRDDIDNPDQRISQDVERFCRQLSSMTSRLIVSPFTLAYYTYQCFQSTGWLGPVCIFGYFILGTMVNKTLMGPIVTKLVQQEKLEGDFRFKHMQIRVNAEPAAFYRAGLVEHMRTDRRLQRLLQTQRELMSRELWLYIGINTFDYLGSILSYVVIAIPIFSGIYGDLSPTELSTLVSKNAFVCIYLINCFTQLIDLSTTFSDVAGYTHRIGELQEALLDMSRKSQDCESLSESEWDLSKAPGWPVTEPSDTAFLLDRVSILSPSSDKPLIKDLSLKICEGQSLLITGNTGTGKTSLLRVLGGLWESMKGSVQMLTDFGPHGVLFLPQKPFFTDGTLREQVIYPLKEIYPDSGSADDERIMRFLELAGLSSLVARTGGLDQQVDWNWYDVLSPGEMQRLSFARLFYLQPKYAVLDEATSALTEEVESELYRLGQQLGMTFISVGHRPSLEKFHSWVLKLYGGGRWELTRIKME, from the exons ATGGCGGTCCCAGGGCCCGCAGCCCGAGCTGGCGCCAG GCCCAGGATAGATCTGCAACTTGTCCAGCGGTTCCTGAGGATACAGaaggttttctttccttcttggtcATCACAGAATGTCTTAATGTTCATGACGCTCTTGTGTGTGACCCTCCTGG aGCAATTGGTGATCTACCAAGTTGGCTTGATCCCCAGTCAGTATTATGGGGTCCTGGGAAACAAAGACCTGGATGGATTTAAGGCCCTGACCTTCCTGGCCGTGGCGCTCATTGTTCTCAACTCCAGC CTGAAGAGCTTTGACCAGTTCACCTGCAACCTGCTGTATGTGAATTGGAGGAAGGACCTCACCGAGCATCTGCACAACCTGTACTTCCGGGCCCGAGTGTACTACACCCTCAACGTGCTGCGGGATGACATCGATAATCC GGACCAGCGCATCAGCCAGGACGTGGAGCGGttctgcaggcagctcagcagtaTGACCAGCCGGCTGATCGTCTCCCCCTTCACCCTGGCCTACTACACGTACCAGTGCTTCCAAAG CACAGGCTGGCTCGGGCCTGTGTGCATTTTTGGATATTTCATCCTGGGAACCATGGTGAACAAGACTTTGATGGGGCCCATTGTGACAAAGCTGGTGCAGCAGGAGAAGCTGGAGGGGGATTTTAG GTTCAAGCACATGCAGATTCGAGTGAATGCCGAGCCCGCCGCTTTCTACAG AGCTGGGCTCGTAGAACACATGAGAACGGACCGCAGGCTGCAGAGACTCCTTCAAACCCAGAGAGAGCTGATGTCCAGGGAGCTCTGGCTGTACA TTGGTATCAACACCTTTGATTATCTGGGCAGCATTCTGAGCTACGTTGTTATCGCGATCCCCATTTTCAGTGGGATCTATGGAGACCTGAGCCCCACAGAGCTCAGCACCCTGGTCAGCAAG AATGCCTTTGTGTGTATCTACCTCATCAACTGCTTCACCCAGCTCATTGACCTGTCCACCACATTCTCAGACGTCGCTGGTTATACGCACAG GATTGGAGAGCTTCAGGAGGCCCTGCTGGACATGTCCCGAAAATCCCAAGACTGTGAGAGCCTGAGCGAGAGTGAGTGGGATTTGAGCAA GGCCCCAGGGTGGCCAGTCACAGAGCCATCAGACACAGCTTTTCTGCTTGACCGGGTTTccatcctttccccctcctctgaCAAGCCCCTGATCAAGGACCTGAGCTTGAAGATCTGTGAGGGGCAGAGTCTGCTCATCACAGGCAACACGGGCACCGGCAAGACCTCCCTGCTGCGGGTGCTGGGCGGCCTGTGGGAAAGTATGAAGG GCTCAGTGCAGATGCTGACTGACTTTGGGCCCCACGGGGTGCTGTTCCTGCCACAGAAGCCATTCTTCACTGATGGGACACTTCGGGAGCAG GTGATCTATCCCCTAAAGGAGATCTACCCTGACTCAG GTTCTGCTGATGATGAAAGGATCATGAGGTTCTTGGAGTTGGCAGGCCTG TCCAGCTTGGTGGCAAGGACTGGAGGTCTGGACCAGCAGGTGGATTGGAACTG GTATGATGTCCTGTCACCAGGGGAGATGCAAAGACTGTCCTTCGCTCGCCTCTTCTACCTGCAGCCAAAGTACGCAG TGCTTGATGAAGCCACCAGTGCCCTGACGGAGGAGGTGGAGAGTGAGCTCTATCGCCTTGGCCAGCAACTGGGGATGACATTTATCAGCGTGGGACATCGGCCCAGCCTTGAGAAG TTTCACTCCTGGGTTCTGAAACTCTATGGAGGAGGACGGTGGGAACTGACCAGAATCAAAATGGAGTGA
- the Abcd4 gene encoding lysosomal cobalamin transporter ABCD4 isoform X4 — MVNKTLMGPIVTKLVQQEKLEGDFRFKHMQIRVNAEPAAFYRAGLVEHMRTDRRLQRLLQTQRELMSRELWLYIGINTFDYLGSILSYVVIAIPIFSGIYGDLSPTELSTLVSKNAFVCIYLINCFTQLIDLSTTFSDVAGYTHRIGELQEALLDMSRKSQDCESLSESEWDLSKAPGWPVTEPSDTAFLLDRVSILSPSSDKPLIKDLSLKICEGQSLLITGNTGTGKTSLLRVLGGLWESMKGSVQMLTDFGPHGVLFLPQKPFFTDGTLREQVIYPLKEIYPDSGSADDERIMRFLELAGLSSLVARTGGLDQQVDWNWYDVLSPGEMQRLSFARLFYLQPKYAVLDEATSALTEEVESELYRLGQQLGMTFISVGHRPSLEKFHSWVLKLYGGGRWELTRIKME; from the exons ATGGTGAACAAGACTTTGATGGGGCCCATTGTGACAAAGCTGGTGCAGCAGGAGAAGCTGGAGGGGGATTTTAG GTTCAAGCACATGCAGATTCGAGTGAATGCCGAGCCCGCCGCTTTCTACAG AGCTGGGCTCGTAGAACACATGAGAACGGACCGCAGGCTGCAGAGACTCCTTCAAACCCAGAGAGAGCTGATGTCCAGGGAGCTCTGGCTGTACA TTGGTATCAACACCTTTGATTATCTGGGCAGCATTCTGAGCTACGTTGTTATCGCGATCCCCATTTTCAGTGGGATCTATGGAGACCTGAGCCCCACAGAGCTCAGCACCCTGGTCAGCAAG AATGCCTTTGTGTGTATCTACCTCATCAACTGCTTCACCCAGCTCATTGACCTGTCCACCACATTCTCAGACGTCGCTGGTTATACGCACAG GATTGGAGAGCTTCAGGAGGCCCTGCTGGACATGTCCCGAAAATCCCAAGACTGTGAGAGCCTGAGCGAGAGTGAGTGGGATTTGAGCAA GGCCCCAGGGTGGCCAGTCACAGAGCCATCAGACACAGCTTTTCTGCTTGACCGGGTTTccatcctttccccctcctctgaCAAGCCCCTGATCAAGGACCTGAGCTTGAAGATCTGTGAGGGGCAGAGTCTGCTCATCACAGGCAACACGGGCACCGGCAAGACCTCCCTGCTGCGGGTGCTGGGCGGCCTGTGGGAAAGTATGAAGG GCTCAGTGCAGATGCTGACTGACTTTGGGCCCCACGGGGTGCTGTTCCTGCCACAGAAGCCATTCTTCACTGATGGGACACTTCGGGAGCAG GTGATCTATCCCCTAAAGGAGATCTACCCTGACTCAG GTTCTGCTGATGATGAAAGGATCATGAGGTTCTTGGAGTTGGCAGGCCTG TCCAGCTTGGTGGCAAGGACTGGAGGTCTGGACCAGCAGGTGGATTGGAACTG GTATGATGTCCTGTCACCAGGGGAGATGCAAAGACTGTCCTTCGCTCGCCTCTTCTACCTGCAGCCAAAGTACGCAG TGCTTGATGAAGCCACCAGTGCCCTGACGGAGGAGGTGGAGAGTGAGCTCTATCGCCTTGGCCAGCAACTGGGGATGACATTTATCAGCGTGGGACATCGGCCCAGCCTTGAGAAG TTTCACTCCTGGGTTCTGAAACTCTATGGAGGAGGACGGTGGGAACTGACCAGAATCAAAATGGAGTGA
- the Abcd4 gene encoding lysosomal cobalamin transporter ABCD4 isoform X3 — MAVPGPAARAGARPRIDLQLVQRFLRIQKVFFPSWSSQNVLMFMTLLCVTLLEQLVIYQVGLIPSQYYGVLGNKDLDGFKALTFLAVALIVLNSSLKSFDQFTCNLLYVNWRKDLTEHLHNLYFRARVYYTLNVLRDDIDNPDQRISQDVERFCRQLSSMTSRLIVSPFTLAYYTYQCFQSTGWLGPVCIFGYFILGTMVNKTLMGPIVTKLVQQEKLEGDFRFKHMQIRVNAEPAAFYRAGLVEHMRTDRRLQRLLQTQRELMSRELWLYIGINTFDYLGSILSYVVIAIPIFSGIYGDLSPTELSTLVSKNAFVCIYLINCFTQLIDLSTTFSDVAGYTHRIGELQEALLDMSRKSQDCESLSESEWDLSKAPGWPVTEPSDTAFLLDRVSILSPSSDKPLIKDLSLKICEGQSLLITGNTGTGKTSLLRVLGGLWESMKGSVQMLTDFGPHGVLFLPQKPFFTDGTLREQVIYPLKEIYPDSGSADDERIMRFLELAGLG; from the exons ATGGCGGTCCCAGGGCCCGCAGCCCGAGCTGGCGCCAG GCCCAGGATAGATCTGCAACTTGTCCAGCGGTTCCTGAGGATACAGaaggttttctttccttcttggtcATCACAGAATGTCTTAATGTTCATGACGCTCTTGTGTGTGACCCTCCTGG aGCAATTGGTGATCTACCAAGTTGGCTTGATCCCCAGTCAGTATTATGGGGTCCTGGGAAACAAAGACCTGGATGGATTTAAGGCCCTGACCTTCCTGGCCGTGGCGCTCATTGTTCTCAACTCCAGC CTGAAGAGCTTTGACCAGTTCACCTGCAACCTGCTGTATGTGAATTGGAGGAAGGACCTCACCGAGCATCTGCACAACCTGTACTTCCGGGCCCGAGTGTACTACACCCTCAACGTGCTGCGGGATGACATCGATAATCC GGACCAGCGCATCAGCCAGGACGTGGAGCGGttctgcaggcagctcagcagtaTGACCAGCCGGCTGATCGTCTCCCCCTTCACCCTGGCCTACTACACGTACCAGTGCTTCCAAAG CACAGGCTGGCTCGGGCCTGTGTGCATTTTTGGATATTTCATCCTGGGAACCATGGTGAACAAGACTTTGATGGGGCCCATTGTGACAAAGCTGGTGCAGCAGGAGAAGCTGGAGGGGGATTTTAG GTTCAAGCACATGCAGATTCGAGTGAATGCCGAGCCCGCCGCTTTCTACAG AGCTGGGCTCGTAGAACACATGAGAACGGACCGCAGGCTGCAGAGACTCCTTCAAACCCAGAGAGAGCTGATGTCCAGGGAGCTCTGGCTGTACA TTGGTATCAACACCTTTGATTATCTGGGCAGCATTCTGAGCTACGTTGTTATCGCGATCCCCATTTTCAGTGGGATCTATGGAGACCTGAGCCCCACAGAGCTCAGCACCCTGGTCAGCAAG AATGCCTTTGTGTGTATCTACCTCATCAACTGCTTCACCCAGCTCATTGACCTGTCCACCACATTCTCAGACGTCGCTGGTTATACGCACAG GATTGGAGAGCTTCAGGAGGCCCTGCTGGACATGTCCCGAAAATCCCAAGACTGTGAGAGCCTGAGCGAGAGTGAGTGGGATTTGAGCAA GGCCCCAGGGTGGCCAGTCACAGAGCCATCAGACACAGCTTTTCTGCTTGACCGGGTTTccatcctttccccctcctctgaCAAGCCCCTGATCAAGGACCTGAGCTTGAAGATCTGTGAGGGGCAGAGTCTGCTCATCACAGGCAACACGGGCACCGGCAAGACCTCCCTGCTGCGGGTGCTGGGCGGCCTGTGGGAAAGTATGAAGG GCTCAGTGCAGATGCTGACTGACTTTGGGCCCCACGGGGTGCTGTTCCTGCCACAGAAGCCATTCTTCACTGATGGGACACTTCGGGAGCAG GTGATCTATCCCCTAAAGGAGATCTACCCTGACTCAG GTTCTGCTGATGATGAAAGGATCATGAGGTTCTTGGAGTTGGCAGGCCTG GGATAG
- the LOC130882971 gene encoding protein transport protein Sec61 subunit gamma-like translates to MDQVMQFVEPSRQFVKDSIRLVKRCTKPDRKEFQKIAMATAIGFAIMGFIGFFVKLIHIPINNTIVGG, encoded by the coding sequence ATGGATCAGGTAATGCAGTTTGTTGAGCCAAGTCGGCAGTTCGTAAAGGACTCAATTCGGCTGGTTAAAAGATGCACCAAGCCCGACAGAAAAGAATTCCAGAAGATTGCCATGGCCACAGCCATAGGATTTGCTATCATGGGATTCATTGGATTCTTTGTGAAACTGATCCATATCCCTATTAATAACACTATTGTGGGTGGCTGA
- the Abcd4 gene encoding lysosomal cobalamin transporter ABCD4 isoform X5: protein MQIRVNAEPAAFYRAGLVEHMRTDRRLQRLLQTQRELMSRELWLYIGINTFDYLGSILSYVVIAIPIFSGIYGDLSPTELSTLVSKNAFVCIYLINCFTQLIDLSTTFSDVAGYTHRIGELQEALLDMSRKSQDCESLSESEWDLSKAPGWPVTEPSDTAFLLDRVSILSPSSDKPLIKDLSLKICEGQSLLITGNTGTGKTSLLRVLGGLWESMKGSVQMLTDFGPHGVLFLPQKPFFTDGTLREQVIYPLKEIYPDSGSADDERIMRFLELAGLSSLVARTGGLDQQVDWNWYDVLSPGEMQRLSFARLFYLQPKYAVLDEATSALTEEVESELYRLGQQLGMTFISVGHRPSLEKFHSWVLKLYGGGRWELTRIKME, encoded by the exons ATGCAGATTCGAGTGAATGCCGAGCCCGCCGCTTTCTACAG AGCTGGGCTCGTAGAACACATGAGAACGGACCGCAGGCTGCAGAGACTCCTTCAAACCCAGAGAGAGCTGATGTCCAGGGAGCTCTGGCTGTACA TTGGTATCAACACCTTTGATTATCTGGGCAGCATTCTGAGCTACGTTGTTATCGCGATCCCCATTTTCAGTGGGATCTATGGAGACCTGAGCCCCACAGAGCTCAGCACCCTGGTCAGCAAG AATGCCTTTGTGTGTATCTACCTCATCAACTGCTTCACCCAGCTCATTGACCTGTCCACCACATTCTCAGACGTCGCTGGTTATACGCACAG GATTGGAGAGCTTCAGGAGGCCCTGCTGGACATGTCCCGAAAATCCCAAGACTGTGAGAGCCTGAGCGAGAGTGAGTGGGATTTGAGCAA GGCCCCAGGGTGGCCAGTCACAGAGCCATCAGACACAGCTTTTCTGCTTGACCGGGTTTccatcctttccccctcctctgaCAAGCCCCTGATCAAGGACCTGAGCTTGAAGATCTGTGAGGGGCAGAGTCTGCTCATCACAGGCAACACGGGCACCGGCAAGACCTCCCTGCTGCGGGTGCTGGGCGGCCTGTGGGAAAGTATGAAGG GCTCAGTGCAGATGCTGACTGACTTTGGGCCCCACGGGGTGCTGTTCCTGCCACAGAAGCCATTCTTCACTGATGGGACACTTCGGGAGCAG GTGATCTATCCCCTAAAGGAGATCTACCCTGACTCAG GTTCTGCTGATGATGAAAGGATCATGAGGTTCTTGGAGTTGGCAGGCCTG TCCAGCTTGGTGGCAAGGACTGGAGGTCTGGACCAGCAGGTGGATTGGAACTG GTATGATGTCCTGTCACCAGGGGAGATGCAAAGACTGTCCTTCGCTCGCCTCTTCTACCTGCAGCCAAAGTACGCAG TGCTTGATGAAGCCACCAGTGCCCTGACGGAGGAGGTGGAGAGTGAGCTCTATCGCCTTGGCCAGCAACTGGGGATGACATTTATCAGCGTGGGACATCGGCCCAGCCTTGAGAAG TTTCACTCCTGGGTTCTGAAACTCTATGGAGGAGGACGGTGGGAACTGACCAGAATCAAAATGGAGTGA
- the Abcd4 gene encoding lysosomal cobalamin transporter ABCD4 isoform X2, which yields MFMTLLCVTLLEQLVIYQVGLIPSQYYGVLGNKDLDGFKALTFLAVALIVLNSSLKSFDQFTCNLLYVNWRKDLTEHLHNLYFRARVYYTLNVLRDDIDNPDQRISQDVERFCRQLSSMTSRLIVSPFTLAYYTYQCFQSTGWLGPVCIFGYFILGTMVNKTLMGPIVTKLVQQEKLEGDFRFKHMQIRVNAEPAAFYRAGLVEHMRTDRRLQRLLQTQRELMSRELWLYIGINTFDYLGSILSYVVIAIPIFSGIYGDLSPTELSTLVSKNAFVCIYLINCFTQLIDLSTTFSDVAGYTHRIGELQEALLDMSRKSQDCESLSESEWDLSKAPGWPVTEPSDTAFLLDRVSILSPSSDKPLIKDLSLKICEGQSLLITGNTGTGKTSLLRVLGGLWESMKGSVQMLTDFGPHGVLFLPQKPFFTDGTLREQVIYPLKEIYPDSGSADDERIMRFLELAGLSSLVARTGGLDQQVDWNWYDVLSPGEMQRLSFARLFYLQPKYAVLDEATSALTEEVESELYRLGQQLGMTFISVGHRPSLEKFHSWVLKLYGGGRWELTRIKME from the exons ATGTTCATGACGCTCTTGTGTGTGACCCTCCTGG aGCAATTGGTGATCTACCAAGTTGGCTTGATCCCCAGTCAGTATTATGGGGTCCTGGGAAACAAAGACCTGGATGGATTTAAGGCCCTGACCTTCCTGGCCGTGGCGCTCATTGTTCTCAACTCCAGC CTGAAGAGCTTTGACCAGTTCACCTGCAACCTGCTGTATGTGAATTGGAGGAAGGACCTCACCGAGCATCTGCACAACCTGTACTTCCGGGCCCGAGTGTACTACACCCTCAACGTGCTGCGGGATGACATCGATAATCC GGACCAGCGCATCAGCCAGGACGTGGAGCGGttctgcaggcagctcagcagtaTGACCAGCCGGCTGATCGTCTCCCCCTTCACCCTGGCCTACTACACGTACCAGTGCTTCCAAAG CACAGGCTGGCTCGGGCCTGTGTGCATTTTTGGATATTTCATCCTGGGAACCATGGTGAACAAGACTTTGATGGGGCCCATTGTGACAAAGCTGGTGCAGCAGGAGAAGCTGGAGGGGGATTTTAG GTTCAAGCACATGCAGATTCGAGTGAATGCCGAGCCCGCCGCTTTCTACAG AGCTGGGCTCGTAGAACACATGAGAACGGACCGCAGGCTGCAGAGACTCCTTCAAACCCAGAGAGAGCTGATGTCCAGGGAGCTCTGGCTGTACA TTGGTATCAACACCTTTGATTATCTGGGCAGCATTCTGAGCTACGTTGTTATCGCGATCCCCATTTTCAGTGGGATCTATGGAGACCTGAGCCCCACAGAGCTCAGCACCCTGGTCAGCAAG AATGCCTTTGTGTGTATCTACCTCATCAACTGCTTCACCCAGCTCATTGACCTGTCCACCACATTCTCAGACGTCGCTGGTTATACGCACAG GATTGGAGAGCTTCAGGAGGCCCTGCTGGACATGTCCCGAAAATCCCAAGACTGTGAGAGCCTGAGCGAGAGTGAGTGGGATTTGAGCAA GGCCCCAGGGTGGCCAGTCACAGAGCCATCAGACACAGCTTTTCTGCTTGACCGGGTTTccatcctttccccctcctctgaCAAGCCCCTGATCAAGGACCTGAGCTTGAAGATCTGTGAGGGGCAGAGTCTGCTCATCACAGGCAACACGGGCACCGGCAAGACCTCCCTGCTGCGGGTGCTGGGCGGCCTGTGGGAAAGTATGAAGG GCTCAGTGCAGATGCTGACTGACTTTGGGCCCCACGGGGTGCTGTTCCTGCCACAGAAGCCATTCTTCACTGATGGGACACTTCGGGAGCAG GTGATCTATCCCCTAAAGGAGATCTACCCTGACTCAG GTTCTGCTGATGATGAAAGGATCATGAGGTTCTTGGAGTTGGCAGGCCTG TCCAGCTTGGTGGCAAGGACTGGAGGTCTGGACCAGCAGGTGGATTGGAACTG GTATGATGTCCTGTCACCAGGGGAGATGCAAAGACTGTCCTTCGCTCGCCTCTTCTACCTGCAGCCAAAGTACGCAG TGCTTGATGAAGCCACCAGTGCCCTGACGGAGGAGGTGGAGAGTGAGCTCTATCGCCTTGGCCAGCAACTGGGGATGACATTTATCAGCGTGGGACATCGGCCCAGCCTTGAGAAG TTTCACTCCTGGGTTCTGAAACTCTATGGAGGAGGACGGTGGGAACTGACCAGAATCAAAATGGAGTGA